GTTTTCGTCCGCAATTACAAATGTACGAGTATATCCCTGCTCCTGATTATATAAGGCCATTTCCTTTAGCCACGAATCCAATGAGGGCTTCCCTGATGAGAAGCCCTCAATGATGTGATGATTTGTAATGGGGCAGGGCTTCCGATACGGCAAACGTCAGTCCATCCATTCTACTTTGGTCTGAAAAAGCTTGACCAAGTTGTCTCTGGCTACGCCTGGAGCGGCAAGCTGGTCACTTACAGCGTCAAACACTTCAGCGGATACACCTATGAATCGTTGATCTAGCAACTCTTCTTGCGCGGTATATACAGAGGCTTCGGTCATGAACGCAGTTATGCTCTTTCCACAAACCTCAGCAGCGCGTGCGATTAGATCATGCGTTTCCGGTTCAATTCGAAGATTGACGGTTTTGGTTTTCCT
The Rhizobium leguminosarum DNA segment above includes these coding regions:
- a CDS encoding DUF1778 domain-containing protein, which encodes MSALRKTKTVNLRIEPETHDLIARAAEVCGKSITAFMTEASVYTAQEELLDQRFIGVSAEVFDAVSDQLAAPGVARDNLVKLFQTKVEWMD